CCGGCACGGCCGCGCCGATCACGGTGACGCCGCCGTCGTGGCGGCCCGACCTCACCGACCCCAACGACCTCGCCGAGGAGGTCATCCGGCTGGAGGGGTACGCGCACCTGCCGTCGGTGCTGCCGAAGGCCCCCGCGGGGGCCGGGCTCACCGCGGGGCAGCGGCTGCGCCGCCGGGTGGGCCGCGCGCTCGCCGCCGCCGGGTACGTCGAGACGCTCGCCTACCCGTTCATGGGCCCTCGCGACCTCGACGCGCTGCGGCTTCCCGCCGACGACCCGCGCCGCAGGGCCGCGCGCCTGGCCAACCCGCTGAGCGAGGACGAGCCGTTCATGCGCACCACGCTGCTCCCGGGCCTGCTGAAGACCCTGGTGCGCAACGCCGGCCGCGGCTTCGGCGACGTGGCGCTGTTCGAGACCGGCCTGGTCTACCGTCCAGAACCCGACGCGCCGGCCGCCGCGCCGGTGCTCGGCGTGGACCGCAGGCCCACCGAGGAGGAGCTCGCGAGCATCGCCGCGGCCCTGCCCCGGCAGCCGCTGCGGGTCGCGGTCGTGCTGGCCGGCGAGCGGGACCGCTCGGGCTGGTGGGGCGAGGGACGCCAGGCCTCCTGGGCCGACGCCGTCGAGGCCGCGCGCACCGTCGCACGCGAGGCCGGCGTGCAGCTCACCGTGCGCGCCGACCGCCACGAGCCGTGGCACCCCGGCCGCTGCGCCGCGCTGTACGCGGGGGACACCCTGGCCGGTCACGCCGGCGAGCTGCACCCCCGGGTCGTCGAGACGCTGGGCCTGCCGCCGCGCACCGCCGCCATGGAGCTGGAGCTCACCGTCCTCGAGTCTCTGCTCGCCGGCCCGGTGGCGGCCGTCCCGGTGCCGGCGTACCCGGTGGCCACGCAGGACGTCGCGCTGATCGTGCCGGCCGACGTGCCGGTCGCCGGCGTCGAGGCGGCGCTGCGCGAAGGCGCGGGGGAGCTGCTGGAGTCGATCCGGCTGTTCGACGTGTACACCGGGGCCCAGGTCGGCGAGGGCCACCGGTCCCTGGCCTACACCCTGCGGTTCCGCGCGGCGGACCGCACGCTCACCGTCGAGGAGACCACCGCGGCCCGTGACGCCGCGGTGGCCCTGGCCGGCGAGCGCACCGGCGCGCACCTGCGCGGCGCCTGACCCCGCACGCCGTCCCCCTCTCGGGGGACGGCGTCGGTGACGGCTGTCCGCGGCCCTGTCGAGCGCGCGCGGCCACACTCCCTGCCGGGTGGCGGTGGCGGACCACGTCCGCCACCGCCGTGGCGTCACCGCGAGTAGACCTCCATCTCGTACAGCGAGTAGCCGTACGACGTGGCGCGCCGCACCCCCTGCATGCGGACGTACCGGGTGGTCACCGGGCTGATCGTGATGGCGTCCACCCCGCCGTCGCCGGTCGTGGTGGAGTGCACGTCGGTCCACGACGACCCGTCGCCTGACACCTGGATCCGGTAGGACGACCCGTAGGCCGACTCCCACCGCAGGATCACCCGGGCCACCTGCTTGGCCGACCCGAGGTCGACCTGCAGCCACTGGTTGTCGCTGTAGGAGCTGGACCACCGGGTGGACGGGTCGCCGTCGACGGCCTTGGCCGGGGTGTACGACGTCAGCAGCTGTGTGCTCGAGGCCCGCGCCGTGCCGGACTGCGCCAGGTTGGCCACCGGGTCGCCTCGGCGAGCCGGGAACGACACGACCTGCTGGTACGTCGGCCGGTTCTGCCACGAGATCAGCGACTGCTTGACCCCGCCGAGCGGCGCGTGCTCGATGGCGTCCGCGCACCACTGGTCCCCGGCCGCGCAGACGTCGTCACCGGGGTAGGTCGTGGTGACGGGTTCGGCGAGCGCCGCGGACAGGCTGTCGAGCAGCACCGCGCGGCACCCGGCCACGGTGCCGTCGCCGCAGTACCGGTACGGCAGCGGCGCGGCCACCGGGTCGCCGAGCACCGACCGCAGGTCCTTGCTGACGTAGCCCCACCAGCCGTACTGGAACGCCGACCCCTTGTGCGCCTGCGCCTCGTTGGCCGAGGCCGGGGCCCCCGCGGAATCGCCTTGCTGGTGTCCCGACGGCGACTCGTTGATTTGCAGGGCCGCCACCAGTGACCGGTACAGCGGATCGCCGAGACCGGGCTGGAACTGCGCGCGCACGAGCTTCGGCCACCACGCGTCGAACGCGCGGATCGCGTCGGCGTGCGCGTAGGCCTTGCTGCCGGGGGAGGTCTCCAGCCGCCGCGTGCCGGCCGACGACCACGCCTGCAGCCGCGACACCGCCGCCGACAGCGCGGGGTCGCTCACCGGTGCGGAGCCGATGACCCGCAGCAGCAGCGGCAGCACCTTCTGGCCGCGCAGGTCGGTCACCGCGGCGTCCGCCATGATCTTCACGGTGCCGGCCTTGTCGAGCTTCCCCGCTCCGGCGAGCGCCGCCTTGACCGGCGCGTCCAGCAGGTCCACGCGGTGCACCGGCCCGAAGCTGAAGTTGCCGTCCGCCGCGCCGTAGTCCTTGGCCTGCTTGTTGTTCCAGCTCACCAGGTAGTCCTGCGAGGCGGTCTGCGGGTGCGTGGCGGCCGCCGTGTAGGTGGCGTCGTTGGTGTCGGGGTTGTAACCGGCCCATTCGTGGGCCGCGTCGGCGGTCTGCGGCAGGCTCGGGTCGGACGCCGCCTGACGGACCGGGACGCTGCCGGACATGAAGTACGCGGCCTGGGTGGAGTTCACGTAGAACCAGTTGAACGCGAACCCGATGGTGGACGCCGAGTTCGTGAACGCCGCCGCGTCCCCCATCTGCGCCGGGTCGTTGAACATCTGGAACCCGATCGCCGAGTCCGCCTCGTGGCGGTAGGTCGACCGCAGCGTCGTGAACGCGGTCGGCTGGCCGCCGACGGTGCCGCGCCACGTCACCAGGCCGTACTTGGTGCGCTTGATCACCAGGTCGTAGGAACCGGCCGCGGTGGAGTCGGCGACGGTGGGCCGCCAGGAGTTGGTCTTCTTGAGCGTCTCCATGGCGGTGCAGGCGCCGCGGTACAGGTAGTGGTCGGAGTTCACGCTCGGGGTGCCGCCGGCCGGGTCGCACAGCCGCACCGCGTAGGTGTCGGTGATGTCCTGCCCCGCCGAGGTGGCGCTCCAGGAGTAGTCGGTCCCCCTGCCGAGCAGCACGTACAGGTTGAGCCCGGCGAACGCCACGCCGCGGGCCCGCACCCCTGGCCCGTTCAGCTCCTGCAGCATCAGCAGCTGCGGCGCGAAGTAGCCGGTCTGGGGCCCGTACACCGCGATCGGGTGTCCCGTCGCCGACTCGGCCGCCGAGATCACCACGGCGTTGGACATGCCGGGCCTGGAGTTGTCCACCAGCAGCCCGTCGAGCACCCCCTTGGCCGAGGACGCCGACGCCGGCGCGGTCGCCGACCCCTTCTCGTTCTGCGTGAGGTCCACAGGCGCGGTGCCGGCCGCGTCCGGCAGCACGACGCCGGTGGCGGACGGCGCGCCGCCGAACGGGAAGCTCTGGCCGTTGTGCAGCGTCAGGGTCGTCTCGGGGTCGTTCTGCGACCGGAACGCGGCCCACGCCTGGTCTCCGGCCGCGGTGCCGTACGTGGCGCGCGCGGCGACGCGGGCCAGCGCGGACCGCATCTCGGCGCCGCCGCCTCCGCCGAACAGCCCGCCGATCACCCCGGCCACCGCGATCAGGTCGGTCATGGTGAAGTCCACCGGGCCGCCGGCGTTGGTGATGGCGTCCATGTGGCCGGTCAGCACGTACTCACCGGGGCAGTTGCGGTCGGCCATGCAGCGGTCGATGTAGGCGTTGATGCCGTCGATGTACTCGCGCACGTCGTCGTAGAGCTGCGCGCCGCGCGGCCCGGAGGCGCGCAGCCGGTCGAGCTGCGCCTGCAGGTCGGTCTCGGTGTAGGGGGAGTTGAGCCAGACGCTCTGCTCCAGCGCGCGGTTGCCCGGCGCTCCGCCGGCGAACGGCGTCAGCTCGCCTCTGCCGACGTGCCGCATGAGGTCCATCAGCCACAGGCGGTCCTGCGCGCCGGCGTACCCGGCGCCGAACATGGTGCCGCCGCGGGTGGTGCCGGTGATGTGCGGCACACCGGTGGCGCGGTCGCGCACGATGGTGACGTCGGAGCGGGGGCTGACGGTGCTCTCGGCCGAGGAGGCGGGGACGCCGAACGACGCGTCGTTGAAGAAGTTCGCGATCTGGCCCTCGGTGAGCCCGGTGTAGCCGGCGACGAGGCCCGCGTACTTGCCGAGCTGGTCGTCGGAGTGCCGGGGCCGGGTGCCGAGCGTCTGGTTGGCGAGGATCTCCACCAGGGTGGCGTTGCCGTTCTGTCCCGGCGGCAGGACGTCGAGGCATTCGCCGAGGCAAGTGTCGTCGGGGGTGTAGTAGGTGGCCGCGGAGGCGGGCACGACGGGGGATGCCAGCGTGACGATCATCAGGGCCGATGCCGCGGTGACCACGCGCCGGAGACGGGCGTGCATGTGAGGACCCCCAGAACATGAGGTGTGCTCGAATCTTGGGAGGACCATACGTCCGCGCCAACAACGGATCAATGCCAGATGTGCGGTGAATTCGCTGATTTCTTGACTCGGTGTCAAATGGCGGCGCCACGGGTCCCGGCGGGGACCCGTGGCGGTCAAGAGGGCGGCCAGGGAGCGGTCAGGGGGCGGCCGCGGTCACACGCCGAGGACCCCGGAGGCGAGCGCGGTGCCCTCCACCCGTGCGGCGATCTTGGCGAAGGCGATGTCGCGCGAGGTCGAGGTGTCGTCGGCGAAAGGGGAGAAGCCGCAGTCGTCGCAGGTGCCGAGCCGGTCGGCCGGCAGGTGGCGCGCGGCGGCGAGCACCCGGTCCCTGACCTCCTCGGGGGTCTCCACCCGCGGGTCGATCGGGTCGGTCACCCCGACGAACACCCGCGCCTCAGGCGGCAGGTGCGCCGCGACGACCCCGAGCACCCGATCGGGATCGGGCTCGCTGGCGAGCTGCACGTAGAAGTTGCCGGCGCGCAGGCCGAACAGCTTGGGCAGCAGGCCCGCGTAGTCGACATCCGCGCTGTGGGTGGAGTCCTGGTCGCCGCCGGGGCAGGTGTGCACCCCGATGCGGGCCCGCTCGTCGTCGGTGAACCGGTCGAGCACCTGGTTGTTGAGCGCGACGAAGTCGTCGAGCAGGCCACCGCTCGGGTCGAGCTTGAGCGACAGCCGCCCCTCGGTGAAGTCGAGCTGCACGACGTGCGCGCCGGCGTCCAGGCAGCCGCGGATGTCCGCCTCGGCCTCGTCGATCAGGTCGTCGACGAACGTCTTGCGCGGATAGCCGTCGATGCCGTCCGCCGGGTACAGCAGGCTCAGCGCCGACGGGGCGATGACGGCCTGCTTGACCGGCAGGGAGGTGTGCTCGCGCGCCGTGCGCAGGTAGGTCTCGGCGCGCACCTGGTAACGGAACGGCCCGGCGGTCAGCCGGGGAAGCTGACGGGTGTGGCCGTCGGCGAACGGGATGACCGCGCCGTCGGGGGCGAGAGCGGTCAGCCCGGTGATGGGATAGGTCGCGAAACTCGGTTTGGACTGCTCGCCGTCCACCAGGACCGGGGAGCCGGTGGCTTCCAGTCTGCTGATGGTGTCGGCGATGGCCGCGGACTGCTCGGCGGACAGGGCCGCCGGGTCGCCGTCCGCCATGGCGGACAGCAGGGAGGAGGGCCGGGGGATGCTGCCGATCGGTTCGGTGGGGATACCCATGCGGTCAGCGTAGGTAACGATGCGTAGTGAGATCAATGTTCTCCGTGTGACCGGAGAAGGACCAGGGTCACCGGGTCACGACCCCAGGGTCTCCTCCCGCAGGCGGTTCTTGAGGATCTTGCCACCGGGGTTGCGCGGCAGCTCGGCCTCCCGGAACCAGATCCGCACCGGGATCTTGAACGGCGCCAGTGTGCCGCGCAGGAACGCCTGCAGCTCCTCGGCGGTGACGGACGTGCCGGGCCGGAGGCGGAGCACCGCACCCACCTGCTCGCCGAACTCCTCGTCCGGTACGCCGATCACGGCGGCGTCGGCCACGGCCGGGTGCTCGTACAGCGCGGCCTCCACCTCGGCGCAGTAGACGTTCTCGCCACCTCTGATCAGCATGTCCTTGGCCCGGTCGACGATGTGGACGTAGCCCTCCTCGTCCACCCGTGCGAGGTCGCCGGTGCGCAGCCACCCGCCGGCGAACGTGCTCGCGGTCTCCTCGGGACGGTTCCAGTACCCGGTGATGACGCCGGGGCCGCGCAGGCACAGCTCGCCGACCTCTCCGGCGGGCAGCGGCTCGCCGAGCGGGCCGCGGATCTCCACGTCGCACACGGCGACCGGCAGGCCGACACTGCCGGGATGCTCCTGGTAGCCGGCGCCGCTGTTGAAGATCGCGAGCGCGGTCGTCTCCGTCATGCCGTACCCGTTGGACGCCTGACGCCGGGGGAGCCGGTCGCCGATCTGTTCCAGCAGCTTCGGCGGGGCCGGCGCGCCGCCGTAGCTGATGCCGCCGAGGCTGGAGATGTCGTACCTGCCGAGGTCGGGGTGCGACAGCAGCTGCCAGGCGTTGGTCGGCACCCCGGTGATGAGGGTGACCTTCTCCCGCTCGATCAGCCGCAGCGCGCGGCCGGCGTCCCAGCGGTACATCAGCACCACCCCGCCGCCGGTGAACATCACCGGCAGCAGGACGGCGAAGCACCCCGTGGCGTGGAACAGCGGCACCGCGAGCAACACCACGCGCCGTCCCCCCGCCACCGAGGCGGGGTCCTTGCCGGCCAGCGCGGCGCTGCGCACGGTGGCGTAGCTCACCGTCATCGGCGCCTGGCCGAGGTTGCGGTGGCTGCCGAGCGCGCCTTTGGGGCTGCCGGTGGTGCCGGAGGTGTAGAAGATCGTCGCCGGGTCCTCAGGCGCGATCTCCGCGGGTGGCAGAGTGACGTCCGGCCCCGGCTCGCCGATCAGATCGGCCAGGTCGAGCGCGCCGGGAGGCAGATCCCCGCCGGGCCGGGTGACGATCAGCACGGCCCCCGCGTCGCGCAGCCGCGCGGCGCGCTCGCCGTCGGCGATCACCACCGCGGCGCCGGAGTCGCGCACGCCGTACTCCAGCTCCGGCGCGGTCCACCAGGCGTTCAGCGGCACGGCCACCGCGCCGATCGCCAGCACCGCGGAGAACGCGACCACCCATTCGGGATAGTTGCGCATGGCGATGGCGACCCGGTCGCCCTTGCCGACGCCGAGGTCCCCGGCGAGCCGTCCGGCGAGTGCGGCGGCCCGGCGGTAGTGCTCCTCGTAGGTGATCCGCTCGTCCTCGTACACGAGGAACACCTTGTCGCCGTGGAACCGGCTGGCCTCCAGCATGGCGCGGAAGGTGACCGGCGCGTGCTTCCACGTCCGCATGGTCACGCCGCGGATCTCGACCTCGTCCATCTCGAACAGCTGCCCCGGCCCGGTGAGCATCTCGCGGACCTGGTCGTGGGTGACGGTCATGTGCGGTTGACTCCCGGGTCGTGCGGATGGCCGGCGTCTCACGGTCGAGGATACCGACCGGTTGGTACGCGCAACAGAGCTTCCTTCTGTCCGTTGGTCGCCACATCATCCGCACTTGCATGAAGATTCCGAGTGATGCATACTCACTCGGTAGCAGAGGCATGAGTGCCGATGTATGTTCATGCGGGGGTGGGCGATGATGAGGGCCGCGGTGGCGGGTGCCAGCGGATACGCCGGAGGTGAGCTGCTGCGCCTGCTGCTCGCTCACCCGGAGTTCGAGATCGGCGCGCTCACCGCCGGGGCGAGCGCCGGCAGCAGGCTCGGCGCGCACCAGCCCCACCTCCCCGCTCTGGCCGGCCGCACCCTCCAGGAGACCACCCCCGAGGTCCTCGCCGGCCACGACGTGGTGTTCCTGGCCCTGCCGCACGGCCGGTCCGCCGCCGTGGCCGAGGCGCTCGGCGACGCCGCGCTCGTGGTCGACTGCGGCGCCGACTTCCGGCTCGCCGACCCCGCCGCCTGGACCGCCTTCTACGGTGGCACGCACGCCGGCACCTGGCCGTACGGCCTCCCCGAGCTCCCCGGCCAGCGCGAGGTGCTGCGCGAGGCCCGGCGGATCGCGGTCCCCGGCTGTTACCCCACCTCGGTCACCCTCGCGCTGTTCCCCGCCTTCGCGGCGGGCCTCGCCGAGCCCGACGTCGTCGTGGTCGCCGCCAGCGGCACCTCAGGCGCCGGACGCGACCCGAAGCCCCACCTGATCGGCAGCGAGGTCATGGGCTCGGCGAGCGCGTACGGCGTCGGCGGCGTGCACCGCCACACCCCCGAGATGGAGCAGAACCTTTCCCGGGTCGCCGGACGACCCGTCACGGTGTCCTTCACCCCTGTGCTCGCCCCGATGAGCCGCGGCATCCTCGCCACCTGCACCGCCCCCGCCGCCCCCGGCGTCACCGCCGCCGCGCTGCGCGAGGCGTACGCCGCGGCCGTCAAGGACGAGCCGTTCCTGCGGCTGCTGCCGGAAGGCAGCTGGCCCGCCACCGCGATGACCCTCGGCGCCAACACCGCCGCGCTCCAGGTGACGCTCGACGAGCGCGCCGGACGCGTCGTCGCCGTCATCGCCATCGACAACCTGACCAAGGGCACCGCGGGCGGGGCGGTGCAGAGCACCAACCTCGCCCTCGGCCTGGCAGAAGAAGTCGGCCTTCCCCTCAATGGAGTAGCCCCGTGAGTGTGTCCCGTCCCGACACGGAAACCGTCCCTCTCACGCTCTCCGGCGGTGGTCGCGCATGAGCGTCACCGCCCCTCTCGGGTTCCGCGCGGCCGGCGTCCCGGCCGGCCTGAAGTCCGGCGGAGCCCGCGACATCGCCCTCGTCGTCAACGACGGCCCGTCCCGCGCCGCGGCCGGGGTCTTCACCCGCAACCGCGTCAAAGCGGCCCCGGTGCTGTGGTCGGAGCAGGTCCTCACCGGCGGCCGCGTCAGGGCCGTCGTGCTCAACTCCGGCGGCGCCAACGCCTGCACCGGCCCCGCCGGTTTCCAGGACACCCACGCCACCGCGGAGAAGGTCGCCGCGCTGCTCGACGACTCGGCCGGCGAGATCGCCGTCTGCTCCACCGGCCTCATCGGTGAGCGCCTCCCCATGGAGGCGCTGCTCGCCGGGGTCGACGAGGCCGCCGGAAGCCTCAGCAGGGACGGCGGTCTCGCCGCCGCCGACGCCATCCGCACCACCGACACCGTCACCAAGATCGCCTTCAGGCGCGGCACCGGCTACATGGTCGGCGGCATGGCCAAAGGCGCCGGCATGCTGGCCCCCGCCATGGCCACCATGCTCAGCGTGATCACCACCGACGCCGACGTGACCGCCGACGAGCTCGACCGCGTGCTGCGCCGCGCCGTCGCGGTCACCTTCGACCGGCTCGACACCGACGGCTGCATGTCGACCAACGACACCGTGCTGCTGCTCGCCAGCGGCGCGGCGGGGGTCGAGCCGGACGCCGGCGAGTTCGAGAAACGCGTCACCGAGGTCTGCGCCGACCTCGCCAGGCAACTGCTCGTGGACGCCGAAGGCGCCACCAAGGCCATCGCCATCGAGGTCGTCGGCGCCGCGCACGAGGAGGACGCCGTGAAGGTCGGCCGCGCCGTCGCGCGGTCCAACCTGCTCAAGTGCGCCATCCACGGCGAGGACCCGAACTGGGGCCGGGTCCTGTCGGCCGTCGGCACCACCGACGCCGTGTTCGAGCCCGACCGCCTCAACGTCGCCGTCAACGGCATCTGGGTGTGCAGGGCCGGCGCCGCCGGGGACGACCGCTCCAAGGTCGACCTGCGTCCCCGAGACGTCACCATCACCATCGACCTGTCGGCCGGCACGCGCTCGGCGACCGTGCACACCACCGACCTCACCGCCGACTACGTCCACGAGAACTCGGCGTACTCGACATGACCCCGGACACGAACCTGTTCACCGGCGCGCACGCCAAGGCCGCGGTCCTGATCGAGGCGCTCCCGTGGCTGCGGCGCCTGCGCGGCCAGACCGTGGTCGTCAAGTACGGCGGCCACGCCATGACCGACGACGCGCTGCGCAGCGGCTTCGCCGACGACATGGTCTTCCTGCTGCACGCGGGCCTGCGGCCCGTCGTCGTGCACGGCGGCGGCCCGCAGATCAACGCGCAGCTCGACCGGCTCGGCATCGAGTCGGCGTTCACCGCCGGCCTGCGGGTCACCACACCCGAGGCCATGCAGGTGGTGCGCATGGTGCTGGTCGGCCAGGTCAACCGCGACGTCGTCGGCGCGATCAACCGGCACGGCCCGTTCGCGGTCGGCATGTCGGGGGAGGACGCTCACCTGTTCACCGCCGAGCGCAAGCACGCCGTGGTGGACGGCGGCAAGGTCGACATCGGCCAGGTCGGCGAGATCGTCCGCGTCGACCCCGGCGCGGTGCGCGCGCTGCTGGACGACGGCCGCGTCCCCGTGGTGTCCTCGGTGGCCCGCGGCGACGACGGCGAGGTCTACAACGTCAACGCCGACACCGCCGCCGCGGCGCTCGCGGTCGCGCTCGGCGCGGCCAAGCTCGTCATGCTCACCGACGTCGAGGGCCTGTACGCGCACTGGCCGGCCCCCGGCGACGGCGAGCCCGCGCAGGTCATCAGCCACATCACCGCCGGTGAACTGCGCACCATGCTGCCGGGCCTGTCCAGCGGCATGGTGCCCAAGATGGAGGCGTGCCTCGCCGCCGTCGACGGCGGCGTCCCGCGCGCTCACGTGCTGGACGGCAGGGTGCCGCACGCGGTGCTGCTCGAGGTCTTCACGGACGAGGGAATCGGAACCATGGTGCTCCCGGAGGTGCGATCATGACCAAGGACGACCTTGCCAAGCCGGACGCCACCGGTCTGCGCGAGCGCCACGCCACGGCGTTCATGCCGAACTACGGCGTCCCCCCCGTCGCACTGGTGCGCGGCGAAGGCGCCTACGTGTGGGACGAAGCCGGCACCCGCTACCTCGACCTGATCGCCGGCATCGCGGTCAGCTCGCTCGGCCACGGCCACCCGGCGCTGGTGGAGGCCGTGTCCCGGCAGGTCGCCACGCTCGCGCACACCTCCAACCTGTTCGTCAACGAGCCCGAGGTGCTCCTCGCCGAGCGCCTGCTCGGACTGCTCGGCGCGCCGGCCAAGGTGTTCCTCGCCAACTCCGGCACCGAGGCCAACGAGTGCGCGCTCAAGCTTGTGCTCAAGCACGGCCGGGCCGGCGGCCGCGGGTACGTCGTCGCCGCGGAGAACGGCTTCCACGGCCGCACCCTCGGCGCGCTGTCCCTCACCGGCAAGGCCTCCATCCGCGACCAGTTCGGCCCGTTCCCGCTCGACGTCCGCTTCGTCCCCTACGGCGACGCGGACGCGCTCAAGCAGGCCGTCACCGGCGAGTGCTCCGGGGTGTTCCTCGAACCCACCCAGGGCGAGGCAGGGGTCGTGCCGCCTCCCGACGGGTACATGGCCGCCGCGCGCGAGATCTGCGACGCCACCGGCGCTCTGCTGGTGCTCGACGAGATCCAGTCGGCGATCGGCCGCACCGGCCACTGGTTCGCGCACCAGCACGACGGCATCGTCCCCGACGTGCTGACCCTCGCCAAGGGCCTCGGCGGCGGCATGCCGATCGGCGCCTGCGTCGGCTTCGGCGACGCCGGCACCCTGTTCGCCAAGGGAGACCACGGCTCCACGTTCGGCGGCAACCCCGTCTCCAGCGCCGCCGCGCTCGCCGTGCTCGGCACCATCGACCGCGACGGCCTGCTCGCGCACGTGCGGTCCGCCGGCGAGCGGCTCGCCGGGGGAGTGGCGGGCCTGCGCCACCCCCTGATCGCCGGGGTGCGCGGCCGCGGCCTGTGGCTGGCCGCCGTCCTCACCGCGCCGGTCGCCGCGCAGGTCCAGGAGGCCGCGCAGCGGGCCGGTTTCCTCGTCAACGCCGTACAGCCTGACGCCGTGCGCCTCGCGCCACCGCTGATCGTCACCGAAGACCAGATCGACACGTTCCTCGCGGCGCTCCCCGCGATCCTCTCGGAGGTGGCCTCATGAGCAGCAGTGTGAGCGGTACCGTCCGGCACTTCCTGCGCGACGACGACCTCGCGCCGCACGAGCAGGCCGAGGTGCTCGGCCTCGCCGAGGTCATGAAGAAGGACCGCTTCGGCCACCGGCCGTTCGAGGGCCCGCAGACGGTGGCCGTGCTGTTCGACAAGCATTCCACCCGCACCCGCGTGTCGTTCGCCGTCGGCATCGCCGAGCTCGGCGGCCAGCCCCTCGTCATCGACGGCGGCAACTCCCAGATGGGCCGCGGCGAACCCGTCGAGGACACCGCGCGCGTCCTGTCGCGCCAGGTCGCCGCCATCGTGTGGCGCACCTTCGGCCAGGACCGCCTGGAGGCCATGGCCGCCGCGTCCACCGTCCCCGTCGTCAACGCGCTCACCGACCTGTTCCACCCCTGCCAGGTGCTCGCCGACCTGCTCACCGTGCGCGAGCACCAGGGCCCCCTCGCCGGCCGCACCCTCACCTACCTCGGTGACGGCGCCAACAACATGGCGCACTCCTACCTGCTCGGCGGCGCCACCGCCGGCATGCACGTACGCGTCGCCGCACCCGCCGCGTACCAGCCCGACGAGACGATCGTCGAGCGCGCCGCGACCATCGCCGCCGGCACCGGCGGGTCGGTCACCGTGCTGACCGACCCCGAGGCCGCGGCCGCCGGCACCCACGTGCTCGCCACCGACACCTGGGTGTCGATGGGTCAGGACGGCAAGGACGCACGCGTCGCCGCGCTCGGCCCCTACCAGGTGAACTCCGCGCTCGCCGCGCTCGCCGCCCCCGACGTCCTCGTGCTGCACTGCCTGCCCGCCTACCGCGGCATGGAGATCAGCGCCGAACTGCTGGACGGCCCACGCGGCGCGGCGGTGTGGGATCAGGCGGAGAACCGCCTGCACGCACAGAAAGCCCTGCTCCATTGGCTGGTGACAAGAAGATGACCATCCCTCTGACCAAGGCCGGCCGCCTGGCGAAGATCGCCGAACTGGTGAACCGGCACCAGGTCAGATCACAACCCGAGCTGGCGCGCCTGCTCGCGGAGAGCGGCGTCGAGGTCACCCAGGCCACACTGTCACGTGACCTCGACGAGCTCGGCGCGCTCAAACTGCGCGCCGACGACGGCTCACTGGTGTACGCGCTGCCCGGCGAAGGCGGGGCACGCATCCCCCTGACCCGCACCGGCGGCGGGGAGACCCCCGCCGCCAGGCTGCGGCGCGTCGCCGAGGAACTGCTGGTGTCCGCCGCGGCGTCGGCGAACCTCGTGATCGTCCGCACACCGCCGGGAGCGGCGCAGTTCCTCGCCTCCGCGCTCGACCACGCCGACTGGAGCTCCATCCTCGGCACCGTCGCGGGCGACGACACGATCCTGGTGATCAGCCGTGACCCGGCCGGCGGCACGGAGCTCGCCGAGGCCCTGCTCAGGCTGACCGACCGGCGCGGCCAGTTCGGCTGAACATCGGGCTCGCCGTGGCGCGGGACGGCCGGATCGGCCGGCGGGCGATTTTGCACTAGGGTCGCGGATTGA
The window above is part of the Sphaerisporangium rubeum genome. Proteins encoded here:
- the argF gene encoding ornithine carbamoyltransferase, which codes for MSSSVSGTVRHFLRDDDLAPHEQAEVLGLAEVMKKDRFGHRPFEGPQTVAVLFDKHSTRTRVSFAVGIAELGGQPLVIDGGNSQMGRGEPVEDTARVLSRQVAAIVWRTFGQDRLEAMAAASTVPVVNALTDLFHPCQVLADLLTVREHQGPLAGRTLTYLGDGANNMAHSYLLGGATAGMHVRVAAPAAYQPDETIVERAATIAAGTGGSVTVLTDPEAAAAGTHVLATDTWVSMGQDGKDARVAALGPYQVNSALAALAAPDVLVLHCLPAYRGMEISAELLDGPRGAAVWDQAENRLHAQKALLHWLVTRR
- a CDS encoding acetylornithine transaminase, which produces MTKDDLAKPDATGLRERHATAFMPNYGVPPVALVRGEGAYVWDEAGTRYLDLIAGIAVSSLGHGHPALVEAVSRQVATLAHTSNLFVNEPEVLLAERLLGLLGAPAKVFLANSGTEANECALKLVLKHGRAGGRGYVVAAENGFHGRTLGALSLTGKASIRDQFGPFPLDVRFVPYGDADALKQAVTGECSGVFLEPTQGEAGVVPPPDGYMAAAREICDATGALLVLDEIQSAIGRTGHWFAHQHDGIVPDVLTLAKGLGGGMPIGACVGFGDAGTLFAKGDHGSTFGGNPVSSAAALAVLGTIDRDGLLAHVRSAGERLAGGVAGLRHPLIAGVRGRGLWLAAVLTAPVAAQVQEAAQRAGFLVNAVQPDAVRLAPPLIVTEDQIDTFLAALPAILSEVAS
- the argB gene encoding acetylglutamate kinase, with protein sequence MTPDTNLFTGAHAKAAVLIEALPWLRRLRGQTVVVKYGGHAMTDDALRSGFADDMVFLLHAGLRPVVVHGGGPQINAQLDRLGIESAFTAGLRVTTPEAMQVVRMVLVGQVNRDVVGAINRHGPFAVGMSGEDAHLFTAERKHAVVDGGKVDIGQVGEIVRVDPGAVRALLDDGRVPVVSSVARGDDGEVYNVNADTAAAALAVALGAAKLVMLTDVEGLYAHWPAPGDGEPAQVISHITAGELRTMLPGLSSGMVPKMEACLAAVDGGVPRAHVLDGRVPHAVLLEVFTDEGIGTMVLPEVRS
- a CDS encoding arginine repressor encodes the protein MTIPLTKAGRLAKIAELVNRHQVRSQPELARLLAESGVEVTQATLSRDLDELGALKLRADDGSLVYALPGEGGARIPLTRTGGGETPAARLRRVAEELLVSAAASANLVIVRTPPGAAQFLASALDHADWSSILGTVAGDDTILVISRDPAGGTELAEALLRLTDRRGQFG
- the argJ gene encoding bifunctional glutamate N-acetyltransferase/amino-acid acetyltransferase ArgJ — its product is MSVTAPLGFRAAGVPAGLKSGGARDIALVVNDGPSRAAAGVFTRNRVKAAPVLWSEQVLTGGRVRAVVLNSGGANACTGPAGFQDTHATAEKVAALLDDSAGEIAVCSTGLIGERLPMEALLAGVDEAAGSLSRDGGLAAADAIRTTDTVTKIAFRRGTGYMVGGMAKGAGMLAPAMATMLSVITTDADVTADELDRVLRRAVAVTFDRLDTDGCMSTNDTVLLLASGAAGVEPDAGEFEKRVTEVCADLARQLLVDAEGATKAIAIEVVGAAHEEDAVKVGRAVARSNLLKCAIHGEDPNWGRVLSAVGTTDAVFEPDRLNVAVNGIWVCRAGAAGDDRSKVDLRPRDVTITIDLSAGTRSATVHTTDLTADYVHENSAYST